The region CACAGGAATTACTGGCCAAGACGGTTCGTACTTGAGCGAACTGTTATTGGAGAAAGGCTATGAAGTCCACGGGATTATTCGTCGGACGTCGACGTTTAATA is a window of Romeriopsis navalis LEGE 11480 DNA encoding:
- a CDS encoding GDP-mannose 4,6-dehydratase; this translates as MTDRKRALITGITGQDGSYLSELLLEKGYEVHGIIRRTSTFN